Proteins encoded by one window of uncultured Ilyobacter sp.:
- a CDS encoding protein-L-isoaspartate(D-aspartate) O-methyltransferase encodes MFEAEKSKMIKDQLIGRGIKDARVLKAMSSTPREEFVREMDKPISYADTPLSIGCGQTISQPYIVAYMLEMLDIRDEHRVLEIGTGSGYEAALLSRLAKEIVTIEIVEDLYEEGKRRLENLGYKNIEVVRGDGYRGYEKKAPYDRIILSAAPTDIPENLVDQLAINGRLIAPVGGLFQELILLEKDESGKITKKRLLPVKFVPMVGE; translated from the coding sequence ATGTTTGAAGCAGAAAAAAGTAAGATGATAAAAGATCAACTCATAGGTAGAGGAATAAAAGATGCTAGAGTTCTAAAGGCCATGAGCAGTACTCCTAGAGAAGAGTTTGTGAGGGAGATGGATAAGCCGATTTCCTATGCAGATACACCTCTTTCTATCGGGTGCGGACAGACAATATCCCAGCCATATATAGTGGCATACATGCTAGAGATGCTAGACATAAGAGACGAACACCGGGTGCTAGAGATAGGGACTGGCTCGGGATATGAAGCCGCTCTTTTATCAAGACTGGCTAAAGAAATAGTGACCATAGAGATAGTGGAAGATCTCTATGAAGAGGGGAAGAGAAGGCTTGAAAATCTGGGCTATAAAAATATAGAAGTTGTAAGAGGTGACGGGTATAGGGGGTATGAAAAAAAGGCGCCCTATGATAGAATAATATTATCAGCAGCCCCAACTGATATTCCTGAAAATCTGGTAGATCAGCTGGCTATAAATGGAAGACTAATAGCTCCTGTAGGGGGACTATTTCAAGAGCTGATATTACTAGAAAAAGATGAATCCGGGAAGATAACTAAGAAAAGACTTCTTCCTGTGAAATTTGTTCCCATGGTAGGGGAGTGA